The Petrocella atlantisensis genome has a window encoding:
- a CDS encoding Rqc2 family fibronectin-binding protein, translating into MAFDGIVISNIVKELNDTIVGGRIGKVTQPEKDEIILTVRNHRTNYKLLLSSMASMPRLHLTETNKTNPITALNYCMLLRKHLIGGLILSISQPNFERIVVIEIQNLDEMGETCYRKLIIEVMGRHSNIILTDENDMILDSIKRIGAQVSSVREVFPNRPYVLPPNQGKANPLTIRDFDTFLQIIRGQEALQQALYKNITGFSPQMAEEICFRADIHGSTVVDDLSATQIQSVYEVYKVLIEAIEKGDYAPTVVVDASDKQIAFGAFPISFYQNETLVPYESISALVENFYMNNAIQSRISQKSVDLRKLVQTNLERCYKKLNLQLQQLKDTEDRDKFKIVGELIHANLYQIQEGDTEVTVLDYYHDNQPKTITLDPRLTPSQNATKQYDKYNKKKRTLAALSEHIKTTQGEIEHLESVKYALANALKEEDLLEVRQELMETGYLKFRRSKSKKALQKAEPMHYRSSLGHDIYVGKNNYQNDLLATKLSNGGDWWFHAKDIPGSHVIVKADGQELPDVVYEEAAGLAAYYSKDRESPKVSVDYTLKKNLKKPNGSAPGYVIYHTNYSLMVAPSLKGVTLVKD; encoded by the coding sequence ATGGCTTTTGATGGCATTGTCATTTCTAATATAGTAAAAGAACTAAATGATACAATCGTAGGAGGGCGCATCGGCAAGGTGACCCAGCCTGAGAAGGATGAGATTATTCTCACTGTAAGGAATCATAGAACCAATTACAAACTCTTGCTTTCTTCTATGGCCAGTATGCCCCGTCTACATCTAACTGAAACCAACAAGACCAATCCTATTACGGCACTTAACTATTGCATGCTTCTTAGGAAGCATCTTATTGGTGGTCTTATTCTCTCAATTAGCCAACCCAACTTCGAAAGAATTGTGGTGATTGAGATTCAGAATCTGGATGAAATGGGCGAAACATGTTATAGGAAACTGATTATTGAGGTTATGGGACGACACAGTAACATCATCTTAACCGATGAAAATGATATGATCTTAGACAGCATAAAAAGGATTGGGGCTCAGGTCAGTTCTGTTCGAGAAGTTTTCCCCAATAGACCTTATGTCTTACCACCAAACCAAGGTAAAGCGAACCCCTTAACGATCCGAGATTTTGATACTTTTTTACAGATCATTCGTGGACAAGAAGCTCTCCAACAGGCATTATACAAGAACATCACCGGTTTCAGTCCTCAGATGGCTGAAGAAATCTGCTTCAGAGCCGATATTCACGGTTCTACCGTTGTGGATGATCTAAGTGCCACGCAGATTCAATCTGTCTATGAGGTCTATAAAGTCCTGATTGAAGCTATTGAAAAAGGTGACTATGCCCCGACTGTGGTTGTGGACGCTTCGGACAAACAGATTGCTTTTGGTGCTTTTCCCATTAGCTTCTATCAAAATGAGACTTTGGTACCTTATGAGAGTATCTCGGCACTGGTGGAGAACTTCTACATGAACAACGCCATCCAGTCTAGAATCTCACAAAAATCTGTGGATCTTAGGAAATTGGTCCAAACCAATCTGGAACGTTGTTATAAGAAGCTTAACTTACAGTTGCAGCAACTGAAGGACACTGAAGATCGAGACAAGTTCAAGATTGTGGGCGAGTTGATTCATGCCAATCTTTATCAAATACAAGAAGGTGACACAGAAGTTACTGTTCTTGATTATTATCATGATAATCAACCCAAAACGATTACCCTAGATCCTCGTCTAACACCCAGTCAAAATGCAACCAAGCAGTACGACAAGTATAATAAGAAGAAGAGGACGCTGGCGGCACTGAGTGAGCACATTAAAACGACTCAAGGAGAAATCGAACATCTGGAGAGTGTTAAATACGCTCTGGCCAATGCACTTAAGGAGGAAGATCTTCTTGAGGTGCGGCAGGAGCTTATGGAAACCGGTTATCTGAAGTTCCGACGTTCCAAATCAAAGAAGGCTCTACAAAAAGCAGAGCCCATGCATTACCGTTCTTCTCTTGGTCATGATATCTATGTGGGTAAAAACAATTATCAGAACGATCTCTTAGCGACTAAGTTATCCAATGGGGGTGACTGGTGGTTCCACGCTAAAGATATTCCAGGTTCTCATGTAATTGTCAAGGCAGACGGTCAGGAGTTACCAGATGTGGTCTATGAGGAAGCGGCCGGTCTTGCTGCTTATTACTCTAAGGATCGTGAGTCACCCAAGGTGTCTGTGGATTATACTTTGAAGAAGAACTTGAAGAAGCCTAATGGTTCTGCACCGGGATATGTAATCTATCATACGAATTATTCTCTTATGGTGGCGCCGAGTCTTAAAGGTGTTACTTTGGTGAAGGATTGA